The following are encoded in a window of Psychrobacter sp. P11F6 genomic DNA:
- a CDS encoding DUF2256 domain-containing protein yields the protein MAHKKKNVRKKLCPVCEREFSWTKKLDKNWESMVYCSDQCRRVKKYEGLDHQKEDK from the coding sequence ATGGCGCATAAAAAGAAGAACGTCCGCAAAAAACTCTGCCCTGTCTGTGAGCGCGAGTTTAGCTGGACTAAGAAGCTTGATAAAAACTGGGAGAGCATGGTCTATTGCTCCGATCAATGCCGCCGCGTTAAAAAGTATGAAGGGCTGGATCATCAAAAAGAAGACAAGTAG
- a CDS encoding fasciclin domain-containing protein: protein MLKRTLLSLALAMTVLPLAACNDDDNDFSVVVEAPTQNIAEIAAENKDLTILNAALKASGLDKVLMSSEDEFTVFAPTDAAFAELLEELDVTSEELLADKELLTMVLTYHVIPNMTVKAADIPYGDSIETVNGQAFSISDANVIMDASGDTSKIIKTDVLATNGVIHLIDDVLLPTDKSIVDLAVATEDLSILKEAVVAAGLADALADEDADLTVFAPNNAAFAKLLAELEISKEQLLQDKPLLTKVLTYHVIEDDRVFASEIMAGSQEMLEGSSITFDAKKQITDERNRTSNIVTANIQANNGVVHVIDTVLLPK from the coding sequence ATGCTAAAAAGAACCCTATTATCTCTGGCGCTTGCCATGACCGTTTTGCCGCTAGCCGCTTGTAATGACGACGACAATGATTTTTCAGTTGTTGTAGAAGCGCCAACACAAAATATTGCAGAAATTGCTGCTGAAAATAAAGATCTAACCATTCTTAATGCTGCGTTAAAGGCATCTGGACTTGATAAAGTTTTGATGTCATCAGAGGACGAATTTACTGTATTTGCACCTACTGATGCTGCATTTGCTGAATTATTGGAAGAGCTCGATGTGACATCAGAAGAGTTATTGGCTGACAAAGAGCTATTAACCATGGTCTTAACTTATCATGTTATCCCCAATATGACAGTCAAAGCTGCTGACATTCCTTATGGCGACAGTATCGAAACAGTCAATGGTCAAGCGTTCTCTATTAGTGATGCCAATGTCATTATGGATGCAAGTGGGGATACCTCTAAAATTATCAAAACAGATGTATTAGCCACTAATGGCGTCATTCACCTCATTGACGACGTACTGTTACCTACTGACAAGTCTATAGTGGATCTAGCCGTTGCCACAGAGGATCTCAGTATCCTCAAAGAAGCAGTGGTAGCAGCAGGATTGGCTGATGCCCTGGCTGATGAAGATGCTGACCTTACCGTCTTTGCACCAAACAATGCCGCTTTTGCTAAATTATTAGCTGAACTTGAGATAAGTAAAGAACAGCTATTACAAGATAAGCCGTTGTTGACGAAAGTGCTCACCTATCACGTGATTGAAGACGATCGCGTCTTTGCCTCTGAAATTATGGCAGGCAGTCAAGAGATGCTAGAAGGCAGCAGCATCACATTTGACGCTAAAAAACAAATTACCGACGAGAGAAATCGTACCTCTAATATCGTGACAGCGAATATACAAGCGAACAATGGAGTTGTACACGTGATCGATACAGTGTTGCTACCTAAGTAA
- a CDS encoding DUF2256 domain-containing protein — MAHKKVNLPQKTCPVCQRPFTWRKKWEKDWEQVIYCSERCRRTKGKAD, encoded by the coding sequence ATGGCACATAAAAAGGTAAACCTACCGCAAAAAACTTGCCCCGTCTGTCAGCGCCCATTTACGTGGCGTAAGAAATGGGAGAAAGACTGGGAGCAGGTGATTTATTGTTCTGAGCGGTGTCGTCGGACTAAAGGTAAAGCAGATTGA
- a CDS encoding fasciclin domain-containing protein, giving the protein MKLTKIATIGTLALSIAGLSACNNMMPSKSAAMKAPMHSQSMAKMNVVQVAQSNPDFSLLVEAVVAADLAGALSNPNANYTIFAPTNAAFVQVLQETGMSKAQLFANKPLLTKILGYHVINGAAPVYAKDVKPGNITMFSKDTLMVTNQGKLMDENGRATNIIKTDIAANNGVVHVIDRVLLPK; this is encoded by the coding sequence ATGAAGCTTACTAAAATTGCTACCATCGGTACATTAGCACTCTCAATCGCTGGTTTGAGCGCTTGTAATAATATGATGCCAAGCAAAAGCGCAGCGATGAAAGCACCTATGCACAGTCAATCTATGGCAAAAATGAATGTGGTACAAGTTGCCCAAAGTAATCCTGACTTCTCGCTACTGGTCGAAGCCGTCGTAGCGGCAGATTTGGCGGGTGCTTTGTCTAACCCGAATGCAAACTATACAATATTTGCGCCGACCAATGCCGCATTTGTACAAGTTCTGCAAGAAACAGGCATGAGCAAAGCACAACTATTTGCCAACAAGCCACTATTGACTAAGATTTTAGGCTATCACGTGATTAACGGTGCTGCGCCAGTATATGCGAAAGACGTTAAACCGGGCAATATTACTATGTTTAGTAAAGATACTCTGATGGTCACCAATCAGGGCAAATTGATGGACGAAAATGGTCGTGCTACCAATATCATAAAAACCGATATTGCTGCTAATAACGGCGTAGTACATGTTATCGATAGAGTATTACTGCCCAAATAA
- a CDS encoding fasciclin domain-containing protein codes for MLKKNLLSIAVVTAAMSLAACNDKEAATDPVEPEVTTEEVVVEPVAEVEPMTESDPMADTAATQSIAEIAASNENLTILTAALQAAGLDTMMMDAGTYTVFAPTDDAFAPVLEKLGVTKEELLADTDLLKKVLPYHVVPMVVMAADIPYGTDVATVNGATINISDANVITDATGNTANITGTDIMATNGVVHTIDAVLMPE; via the coding sequence ATGTTGAAGAAAAACTTACTTTCTATTGCTGTCGTTACAGCTGCCATGTCATTAGCCGCTTGTAATGATAAAGAAGCAGCTACTGATCCTGTTGAGCCTGAAGTGACTACTGAAGAAGTGGTTGTAGAGCCCGTTGCCGAAGTTGAGCCAATGACTGAATCTGATCCAATGGCCGATACTGCTGCGACGCAAAGCATTGCTGAAATAGCAGCTAGCAACGAAAATCTAACGATTCTAACGGCTGCATTACAAGCTGCTGGCTTAGATACAATGATGATGGATGCTGGGACTTATACGGTATTTGCACCAACTGATGATGCATTTGCTCCTGTTTTAGAGAAGCTAGGCGTTACTAAAGAAGAGCTATTAGCCGATACAGATCTACTGAAAAAAGTACTTCCGTATCACGTAGTGCCTATGGTCGTTATGGCAGCTGACATTCCTTATGGTACTGATGTTGCTACTGTAAATGGTGCTACTATCAATATTAGCGATGCTAATGTCATCACTGATGCGACTGGTAACACGGCTAATATTACTGGTACAGATATCATGGCAACGAACGGTGTGGTTCACACTATCGATGCAGTATTGATGCCTGAGTAA
- the metH gene encoding methionine synthase, with the protein MTQTMTSQSDPTSSPSSADDFILTPPAAFPYKEQQLTARARITEQMASRILMLDGAMGTQIQTYKLEEADYRGERFADINQDVRGNNDLLVLTQPHMIKDIHHDHLLAGADIIETNTFNGTRLSMADYDMQYLVPELNKTAAKIAREAADEFTAKTPEKPRFVAGVVGPTSRTCSLSPDVNDPAFRNITFDELVLNYREATLCLIEGGVDLILIETIFDTLNAKAAIFAITGVFDDIGFELPIMISGTITDASGRTLSGQTAEAFYNSIRHAKPLSVGFNCALGADALRPHIQTLSNIANTYVSAHPNAGLPNEFGEYDETAEQTAALLEGFAKAGILNIVGGCCGTTPEHIRQIAKMVANYPPRVIPDIPPACRLSGLEPFTINSDSLFVNVGERTNVTGSKKFLRLIKTEAYTEALDVARDQVEGGAQIVDINMDEGMLDSKQAMIHFVNLVSGEPDISRVPLMIDSSKWDIIEEGLKRIQGKSVVNSISLKEGHAEFVERAKLCMRYGAAVIVMAFDEDGQADTYERKIQICQRSYDVLVNEVGFPSEDIIFDPNIFAVATGITEHNNYGADFINATKWITDNLPNAMVSGGVSNVSFSFRGNPIREAINSVFLYHAIQNGLTMGIVNPAMLELYDDIPKEARDAIEDVMLNRNQGESGQDATERLMTVAENYQNGGKKKDSTVDMSWREGTVEERIAHALVKGITTFIEADTKEAWEKYPKPLEVIEGPLMDGMNIVGDLFGAGKMFLPQVVKSARVMKQSVAWLNPYIEAEKVEGEKKGKILMATVKGDVHDIGKNIVGVVLGCNGYDIVDLGVMVPCEKILDTAIAEEVDIIGLSGLITPSLDEMVYVAKQMQERGMTLPLMIGGATTSKAHTAVKVEPQYQNDAVIYVSDASRSVGVVTKLLSKEHRQALIDETREEYVKVRERLAKRQPKAAKVTYAESVKIGFQYDWENYVPPVPNKLGQVIFDDYPIANLLSYIDWTPFFISWGLVGKYPKILQDDVVGEAARDLFDNANELMQKMIDEKLIVAKGVFKLMPARRTGTDTVTVYDHATKGGAAEYQFEHLRQQSDKASGKPNFSLADFISPSETHTDHLGGFTVSIVGTEALAEQYKAAGDDYNAIMVQALSDRLAEAFAEHLHELIRKEYWGYQPTESLTNDEMIKEKYVGIRPAPGYPACPEHTEKGKLFDWLGTVDAIGTTLTESYAMWPASSVSGFYYSHPDSEYFNVGKISRDQLESYAKRKGWDMKTAEKWLNPNL; encoded by the coding sequence ATGACTCAAACGATGACTTCTCAATCTGATCCTACTTCTAGTCCATCATCCGCTGATGACTTTATTTTAACGCCACCTGCCGCGTTTCCTTATAAAGAGCAGCAACTGACGGCACGTGCACGTATCACCGAGCAAATGGCATCACGCATCTTGATGTTAGATGGGGCGATGGGTACACAGATTCAGACCTATAAATTAGAAGAAGCCGACTATCGTGGTGAGCGTTTTGCCGATATCAATCAAGACGTACGCGGTAACAATGATTTATTGGTACTGACACAGCCGCACATGATTAAAGACATTCATCACGATCATCTGCTAGCTGGTGCCGATATCATCGAGACTAATACCTTTAACGGTACGCGTCTGTCGATGGCTGACTACGATATGCAGTATCTAGTGCCAGAGCTGAATAAGACAGCAGCCAAGATTGCCCGTGAAGCGGCGGATGAATTTACGGCAAAAACGCCTGAGAAACCGCGTTTTGTCGCTGGTGTCGTAGGGCCAACCTCACGCACGTGCTCGCTATCACCGGACGTCAATGACCCAGCTTTTCGTAACATTACCTTTGACGAATTGGTACTAAATTACCGTGAAGCGACCTTATGTCTGATAGAAGGCGGTGTCGACCTGATATTGATTGAGACCATCTTTGATACGCTAAATGCCAAAGCCGCAATCTTTGCCATTACGGGTGTGTTTGATGACATTGGTTTTGAGTTACCGATTATGATTTCGGGCACCATTACCGATGCCTCAGGTCGAACGCTATCAGGTCAAACCGCCGAAGCCTTTTATAACTCAATTCGCCATGCCAAGCCATTATCGGTTGGCTTTAACTGCGCATTAGGCGCTGATGCACTGCGTCCGCATATCCAAACACTGTCGAACATTGCTAATACCTATGTGTCAGCGCATCCGAACGCAGGTCTGCCCAACGAGTTTGGTGAATATGATGAAACAGCCGAACAAACCGCCGCCCTGCTCGAAGGCTTTGCCAAAGCGGGTATTTTAAACATCGTGGGTGGCTGTTGTGGTACGACGCCTGAGCATATCCGTCAAATCGCTAAAATGGTGGCAAATTATCCACCGCGCGTCATTCCAGATATCCCACCTGCCTGCCGTTTATCGGGGCTTGAGCCATTTACTATTAATTCTGATAGCTTGTTTGTCAACGTGGGTGAACGTACCAACGTGACAGGCTCTAAAAAGTTTTTACGCTTGATTAAAACCGAAGCCTATACCGAAGCACTCGATGTGGCGCGAGATCAGGTCGAAGGCGGCGCACAAATCGTCGATATCAACATGGACGAAGGCATGCTCGACTCCAAGCAAGCGATGATTCATTTCGTCAACCTCGTGTCTGGCGAGCCAGATATCAGCCGCGTACCGCTGATGATTGACTCGTCTAAATGGGACATCATCGAAGAAGGTCTTAAGCGTATCCAAGGCAAGTCCGTCGTCAACTCTATCTCATTAAAAGAAGGTCATGCTGAGTTCGTTGAGCGTGCCAAGCTTTGTATGCGCTACGGTGCCGCCGTGATCGTCATGGCATTTGATGAAGACGGTCAAGCCGATACTTACGAGCGTAAGATTCAGATTTGTCAACGCAGCTATGATGTGTTGGTCAACGAAGTGGGTTTCCCATCAGAAGACATTATTTTTGACCCGAACATTTTTGCCGTTGCCACTGGTATCACTGAGCATAACAACTACGGTGCGGACTTTATCAACGCCACCAAATGGATTACCGATAACTTGCCCAATGCGATGGTATCGGGTGGTGTCTCTAACGTCTCGTTTAGTTTCCGTGGTAACCCTATCCGTGAAGCCATCAACTCCGTATTCCTCTATCATGCGATTCAGAATGGTCTGACGATGGGTATCGTCAATCCTGCCATGCTTGAACTGTACGATGATATTCCAAAGGAAGCTCGTGACGCCATCGAAGATGTGATGCTCAACCGCAACCAAGGTGAGAGCGGTCAAGACGCCACCGAACGTCTGATGACTGTGGCTGAGAACTACCAAAACGGTGGTAAGAAAAAAGACAGCACCGTTGATATGAGCTGGCGCGAAGGCACAGTAGAAGAGCGCATCGCTCATGCACTGGTCAAAGGCATCACGACCTTTATCGAGGCCGATACTAAAGAAGCATGGGAGAAATACCCCAAGCCGCTAGAAGTCATCGAAGGGCCACTCATGGACGGGATGAATATCGTCGGTGACTTATTTGGTGCCGGTAAAATGTTCTTACCTCAGGTCGTGAAATCTGCGCGAGTGATGAAACAATCCGTTGCGTGGCTAAATCCGTATATCGAAGCAGAAAAAGTCGAGGGTGAAAAGAAAGGCAAAATCCTCATGGCAACGGTCAAAGGCGACGTCCACGATATCGGTAAAAACATCGTCGGCGTGGTGCTGGGCTGTAACGGCTATGATATCGTTGATCTGGGTGTCATGGTGCCGTGTGAAAAAATCCTCGATACCGCTATCGCAGAAGAAGTCGATATCATTGGCTTGTCAGGTCTGATTACCCCAAGTCTCGATGAGATGGTCTATGTCGCCAAGCAAATGCAAGAGCGCGGCATGACGCTACCCTTGATGATTGGCGGTGCAACGACCTCCAAAGCGCATACCGCGGTCAAAGTCGAGCCACAATACCAAAATGATGCCGTCATCTATGTATCTGATGCCTCACGCTCAGTCGGTGTAGTCACCAAACTGCTCTCCAAAGAACACCGTCAAGCGCTTATCGATGAAACTCGCGAAGAGTATGTCAAAGTACGTGAACGCCTTGCCAAGCGTCAGCCAAAGGCGGCGAAGGTCACGTATGCCGAATCGGTCAAAATTGGCTTTCAGTATGATTGGGAAAACTATGTACCACCAGTCCCCAATAAGCTGGGGCAAGTGATATTTGATGACTATCCAATCGCTAACCTACTGTCTTATATCGACTGGACACCATTCTTTATCTCTTGGGGTCTGGTCGGTAAGTATCCGAAGATATTGCAAGATGATGTGGTGGGCGAAGCGGCACGCGATTTGTTCGATAATGCCAATGAGCTGATGCAAAAGATGATTGATGAAAAATTAATCGTCGCTAAAGGGGTGTTTAAACTCATGCCAGCTCGCCGTACGGGTACCGATACTGTCACTGTCTATGACCATGCTACTAAAGGCGGCGCAGCAGAATATCAATTCGAACACTTACGTCAGCAAAGCGATAAAGCCAGTGGCAAGCCGAACTTTAGCTTGGCGGATTTCATCTCGCCATCAGAGACGCATACCGATCACTTGGGCGGTTTTACTGTCTCTATCGTCGGTACAGAAGCACTCGCTGAGCAATATAAAGCAGCAGGCGATGACTATAATGCCATCATGGTACAGGCGCTGTCTGATCGCTTAGCAGAAGCATTTGCCGAGCATTTACATGAGCTCATCCGTAAAGAATATTGGGGTTATCAGCCAACTGAATCACTCACCAATGATGAGATGATCAAAGAAAAATACGTCGGCATCCGCCCTGCACCTGGCTACCCTGCTTGCCCTGAGCATACGGAAAAAGGTAAATTGTTTGATTGGCTCGGTACGGTAGATGCGATCGGTACAACGCTAACTGAAAGCTATGCGATGTGGCCTGCGTCATCGGTCAGCGGATTTTATTACTCGCATCCTGATAGTGAGTATTTCAATGTCGGTAAGATAAGCCGTGATCAGTTAGAGAGTTATGCTAAACGTAAAGGCTGGGATATGAAAACGGCTGAGAAGTGGTTGAATCCGAATTTGTAG
- a CDS encoding restriction endonuclease subunit S yields MIDKNNFPDVLRFLGFEEHNNVFLNQYDSNAYLKVDFNTKHLIYPEDQGLTVNERQTCNFSQNENFVVFECVHRLLVQGYKPEHIELEPKWQVGHGASGGRADVLIKDNQGDTLLIIECKTAGSEFNKAWNRTLQDGGQLFSYVKQTSTTQFICLYASNWIDNHIKPDYYLISLNDNNKLLQELREVSDEPILSYADSKSRNVEDIFDTWKETYQQDYTTRGLFEDDIQPYYIGKENYSLNDLVTISSSDIQGKYNEFATIMRQHNVSGRENAFDKLVNLFLCKIVDETNNPQDLKFNWKGISYDSPFDLQDRLQALYQQGMKKFLDEEVTYVRDDEVETAFRFYKNDPVETQKAIKAMFRRLKFFTNNDFAFVDVHNERLFQQNSAVLLKIVKMLQDIRLKTNEGNQFLGDMFEGFLDQGVKQSEGQFFTPMPIVKFIMNALPLDNLIATSEDIPKVIDYACGAGHFLNEYATTIRPTIESGPDKNLSEYYDNITGIEKEYRLSKVAKVSAFMYGQDDINIIYADALGNNEDIKNNSYSVLIANPPYSVKGFLDTLKPSERKQFELLKYIEEKSYTVNNSIETFFIERAKQLLKTGGVAAIIVPSSILTKGKASSTSSSKNIYVATREIILKHFDIVAIAEFGSGTFGKTGTNTVTLFLRRKTTDAPVEADHYAQRVDNWFNPVQNSSLSSNEVVDTGAVFADSHFIDDYCAHLELDADDYKTLLAGTPNEALLNSEYFASYVKEFDKWTEIKRLKNSKTFKAFSKDKQKAELDRRLVNYLKATEKDKVYYFVLASLNPQPVLIIKSPSKTKEMKAFLGYEWSSAKGNEGIKYLGGFKMDDLEAVDEDSGEVAIEEEDKRVLSNLYNLDNINTPLYNPKDKSDDTKINYLISQNFQKENFLIPDELESFVTQSSLVDMLDFKVVDFNKAISLAPKIDLNIDTQWNISYLGDVVDVLIGGTPSRSNNSYFDGNHLWLSISEMNGHTIIDTKEKITDSGIANSNVKLIPKGTTLLSFKLSIGKTAIAGQDLYTNEAIAGLIPKDNAKLLNSFIFQIFNAGIIPLTKSGLNTFGQSLNKSFLDSNVKIPLPPIKVQEQIINDCQIVDNEAEQAKDQTEELRNEIDKIINESANSLNSQKTKIGSALDLKAGKFISASDITNNYHESLYPCYGGNGLRGYTRTFTHEGDYCLIGRQGALCGNITRVSGKFHATEHAVVVTPLIDINETWLYYKLVNLDLNQYATGVAQPGLSVTNIDNIDIVINTIEEQNKIANDIKVLELKLEEAQAIIDTSTDKKHAIIKSYL; encoded by the coding sequence ATGATTGATAAAAATAATTTTCCAGATGTACTGAGGTTTTTAGGCTTTGAAGAACATAATAATGTTTTTCTCAATCAATACGATAGCAATGCTTATTTGAAAGTTGACTTCAATACTAAACATTTAATTTATCCAGAAGATCAAGGTCTGACTGTTAACGAGCGTCAAACTTGTAACTTTTCGCAGAATGAAAACTTTGTCGTCTTTGAATGTGTACATCGTTTGCTTGTCCAAGGATATAAACCTGAACATATTGAGCTTGAACCAAAATGGCAAGTGGGTCACGGTGCAAGTGGCGGTCGCGCGGATGTTTTAATTAAAGACAATCAAGGCGATACGTTGCTTATTATTGAATGTAAAACCGCTGGTTCCGAATTTAACAAAGCATGGAACCGTACTTTACAAGATGGCGGACAGTTATTTAGTTACGTCAAACAAACAAGTACTACGCAATTTATTTGTCTGTATGCCTCGAACTGGATTGATAATCACATCAAACCTGATTATTACCTAATCTCATTAAATGATAATAACAAGCTCCTACAAGAATTAAGAGAAGTTAGTGACGAGCCAATATTGTCTTATGCTGACAGTAAATCACGGAATGTAGAAGACATATTTGATACTTGGAAAGAGACTTATCAGCAGGACTATACAACGCGAGGTTTATTCGAAGACGATATTCAGCCATATTATATTGGTAAGGAAAACTACTCATTAAATGACCTTGTGACCATTAGTAGCAGCGATATTCAAGGCAAATATAATGAATTTGCAACTATTATGCGTCAGCATAATGTCTCTGGTCGAGAAAACGCCTTCGATAAACTGGTCAATCTATTTTTATGCAAGATTGTTGATGAAACTAATAACCCACAAGATCTAAAGTTTAACTGGAAAGGTATCAGCTACGATAGTCCTTTTGATCTTCAAGATCGTCTGCAAGCACTGTATCAACAAGGTATGAAAAAATTCCTAGATGAAGAAGTGACTTATGTACGAGATGATGAAGTTGAAACAGCTTTTCGATTTTATAAAAATGACCCTGTGGAAACCCAAAAAGCTATTAAGGCTATGTTTAGGCGTTTAAAATTTTTCACCAATAATGACTTTGCTTTTGTTGATGTACATAACGAAAGGCTGTTTCAGCAAAACTCAGCTGTCCTTCTTAAAATAGTAAAAATGCTACAAGATATTCGCCTCAAGACTAATGAAGGAAATCAATTTTTAGGAGATATGTTTGAAGGCTTTCTCGACCAAGGAGTAAAACAGTCAGAAGGGCAGTTTTTTACCCCGATGCCGATTGTAAAATTCATTATGAATGCGCTACCTTTAGATAACCTCATCGCTACTTCAGAAGACATTCCTAAAGTCATCGATTATGCTTGCGGTGCTGGGCATTTTTTAAATGAGTATGCAACGACAATAAGACCCACTATTGAGAGTGGTCCTGATAAAAACCTATCAGAATATTATGACAATATTACAGGCATCGAAAAAGAATATAGACTGTCAAAAGTTGCTAAAGTATCTGCTTTTATGTATGGGCAAGATGACATCAATATTATTTATGCAGATGCTCTAGGAAATAACGAAGATATCAAGAACAACAGTTATTCAGTATTGATTGCCAACCCGCCCTATAGCGTCAAAGGCTTTTTGGATACGCTAAAACCTAGCGAACGTAAGCAGTTTGAGCTGCTCAAGTATATTGAGGAAAAAAGCTATACCGTCAATAATAGCATTGAAACCTTTTTTATCGAACGTGCCAAGCAGTTACTCAAAACGGGCGGAGTTGCCGCTATTATTGTGCCGTCCTCTATTTTGACCAAAGGTAAAGCCAGTAGTACCTCATCATCTAAAAATATATACGTCGCTACTCGTGAAATCATATTAAAACACTTCGATATCGTGGCTATAGCAGAATTTGGTAGCGGTACTTTTGGCAAGACAGGTACGAATACTGTCACTTTATTCTTGCGACGCAAAACAACGGATGCGCCTGTTGAAGCTGACCACTATGCACAGAGAGTAGATAACTGGTTTAATCCTGTTCAAAATAGTAGCTTATCTTCGAATGAGGTTGTAGATACTGGTGCGGTATTTGCTGACAGTCACTTTATTGATGATTACTGTGCGCATCTTGAATTAGATGCTGATGATTATAAAACGCTACTGGCTGGTACTCCTAATGAAGCGCTGCTGAATAGCGAATACTTTGCAAGTTATGTCAAAGAGTTTGATAAATGGACAGAGATTAAAAGGCTAAAAAACAGTAAAACGTTTAAAGCATTCTCTAAAGATAAGCAAAAGGCAGAGTTAGATAGACGTTTGGTAAATTATCTAAAAGCGACTGAAAAAGACAAAGTGTATTATTTTGTCCTAGCCAGCCTAAACCCGCAACCTGTGCTTATAATAAAAAGCCCAAGCAAAACCAAAGAGATGAAAGCCTTTTTGGGGTATGAATGGAGCAGCGCCAAAGGTAATGAGGGTATTAAATATTTAGGCGGTTTCAAAATGGATGACCTAGAAGCAGTCGATGAGGACAGCGGAGAGGTGGCGATAGAAGAAGAGGACAAAAGAGTACTAAGTAACCTATATAATTTGGATAATATCAATACACCACTCTATAACCCTAAAGATAAAAGTGACGATACTAAGATTAATTATTTGATTAGCCAAAACTTTCAGAAAGAGAACTTCTTGATTCCAGATGAACTAGAAAGTTTTGTAACCCAATCTAGTTTGGTTGATATGTTAGATTTCAAAGTCGTAGATTTTAACAAAGCAATAAGTTTAGCTCCTAAAATAGATTTAAACATTGATACACAGTGGAATATTAGCTATTTAGGTGATGTAGTCGATGTGTTGATCGGTGGTACGCCTTCAAGAAGCAATAATAGTTATTTTGATGGTAATCACCTATGGTTATCAATTTCAGAGATGAACGGTCATACCATTATTGATACTAAAGAGAAGATCACTGATTCAGGTATTGCCAATTCAAATGTCAAACTTATACCCAAGGGTACAACTTTGCTTAGTTTTAAATTATCTATAGGTAAAACAGCAATAGCAGGACAAGATTTGTATACTAATGAAGCTATAGCAGGACTTATACCCAAGGATAATGCCAAGTTACTAAACAGTTTTATTTTTCAAATATTTAATGCAGGTATTATTCCATTAACTAAAAGTGGTTTAAATACTTTTGGACAGAGTTTAAATAAATCATTCCTCGATAGTAATGTCAAAATTCCATTACCTCCAATAAAAGTCCAAGAACAGATTATAAATGACTGTCAGATAGTAGACAACGAAGCTGAACAGGCTAAAGATCAAACTGAAGAATTAAGAAATGAGATTGATAAGATTATTAATGAATCAGCCAACTCTCTTAATAGCCAAAAAACTAAAATAGGTTCAGCATTAGATTTGAAAGCTGGAAAATTTATTTCTGCCTCTGATATAACTAATAATTATCACGAATCATTATACCCTTGTTATGGGGGTAATGGTTTGCGCGGATATACTAGAACGTTTACTCACGAAGGAGATTATTGTCTTATAGGTAGACAAGGCGCATTATGTGGCAATATTACTCGCGTGTCAGGCAAGTTTCACGCTACTGAACATGCTGTAGTCGTTACTCCTTTGATAGATATAAACGAAACTTGGCTATATTATAAGTTAGTCAATTTGGATTTAAATCAATATGCTACAGGCGTTGCACAGCCAGGATTATCCGTCACAAATATAGATAATATCGATATAGTTATTAACACTATTGAAGAGCAAAACAAAATAGCTAATGACATAAAGGTTTTAGAACTCAAGCTCGAAGAAGCTCAAGCTATCATTGATACAAGCACAGATAAAAAACACGCAATTATTAAGAGCTATTTATAG